A single genomic interval of Paenibacillus macerans harbors:
- a CDS encoding MauE/DoxX family redox-associated membrane protein, which produces MTLVIYFRVFLAVIMISSGILKLFSLKSFKVTVSKLIQSRKLISFGTYLIILLELLCGILLFLDNLSSYGVYISFLLISSYLWAVWRATALKSKITCNCFGDWVPEELGKSTLYRIFALTILSIVLLFSTASLNLVDPYEVLLSVLLSVSFICLYAVSNSFLKFNKISK; this is translated from the coding sequence ATGACTTTAGTTATCTATTTTCGAGTCTTTCTTGCTGTCATTATGATTTCTTCAGGTATTTTAAAATTGTTTTCTTTAAAATCATTTAAGGTAACTGTATCAAAACTAATCCAATCTAGAAAATTAATATCATTCGGAACTTATCTCATTATTCTTTTAGAGTTACTTTGTGGCATTTTATTATTTTTAGATAATTTATCTTCTTACGGTGTCTATATTTCATTTTTATTAATTTCAAGTTATTTATGGGCTGTTTGGAGAGCTACAGCACTGAAATCAAAAATTACATGCAATTGCTTCGGTGACTGGGTTCCAGAAGAACTTGGGAAGTCTACATTGTACAGAATTTTCGCTCTTACTATATTATCTATCGTTCTACTATTTAGTACTGCAAGTTTGAACTTAGTTGATCCATATGAAGTTTTATTATCTGTCCTATTAAGTGTCTCATTTATATGTTTATATGCGGTCTCTAATTCTTTCTTAAAATTCAATAAAATATCAAAATAG
- a CDS encoding ABC transporter substrate-binding protein, with protein sequence MNIKVLLCTFLTMILCVGCTDINLFKSQKNETKEVVKVLYESEEAFFTNYGSLLSAKYPNIEFVVIPFPYVAPSADGEEIQLAYDQVIKEQQPDVLFLFPEQVERYGNLGQLYNLDSLINQDRFDIEKLHPAIVDYIRSIGSGQLFALTPNFYGTGVYYNKDLFDKFQVPYPTDAMTWEELMQLARRFSPSSTSSYGIRFNSANSSLFQLALKIGANNDLKYIDLEHKRMTLNTPSWKNIFQSVFDTYKEDAIYQNSDQDKLKPGMTYQERLLLNPFITNQVAMAIEGHYFMNDLRLAEELKPEEVPNWDVVSLPSNDDQLFSEDSIWIQYMLSINSQSANLSAAWEVVKYINSEEFTRVTLKSTLRDSLPLRRSAMTGDSHNLDAFYKPKMNPYQPQSNLRLSHRFNELLNAYADTEIEKAYEGSITLDEALSSIEQKGQELLLDKNMSNAQ encoded by the coding sequence ATGAATATAAAAGTATTACTCTGCACTTTTTTAACCATGATACTCTGTGTCGGTTGTACTGATATTAACTTGTTCAAATCCCAAAAGAACGAAACCAAAGAAGTTGTTAAGGTATTGTATGAAAGCGAGGAGGCCTTTTTCACGAACTATGGGTCCTTATTGAGCGCAAAATACCCCAATATAGAATTTGTTGTAATTCCGTTCCCTTACGTTGCTCCTTCGGCTGACGGTGAAGAAATTCAGCTTGCTTATGATCAAGTAATCAAAGAGCAGCAACCGGATGTGCTATTTTTATTTCCGGAGCAAGTAGAGAGATACGGAAATTTAGGACAATTATATAATTTGGACTCACTCATTAATCAGGATCGCTTCGATATTGAAAAATTGCATCCTGCTATCGTCGATTACATACGTTCTATCGGTTCAGGACAGCTTTTTGCGCTAACCCCAAACTTTTATGGCACGGGAGTCTATTACAATAAAGATTTATTCGATAAGTTCCAAGTTCCGTATCCTACAGATGCAATGACATGGGAGGAGTTAATGCAGCTTGCCCGGAGATTTTCCCCTAGTAGTACATCATCCTATGGAATAAGGTTCAACTCGGCCAATTCGTCTCTTTTTCAATTGGCTCTAAAAATTGGGGCAAACAATGACCTGAAATATATCGATTTAGAGCATAAAAGGATGACATTAAACACACCTAGTTGGAAAAATATTTTTCAATCCGTTTTTGACACTTATAAAGAAGATGCTATTTACCAAAATTCCGATCAAGACAAGCTTAAGCCAGGTATGACATATCAGGAAAGGTTATTGCTGAATCCTTTTATTACCAATCAAGTAGCTATGGCCATAGAAGGGCATTACTTTATGAATGATTTGAGGCTGGCCGAAGAATTAAAGCCGGAAGAAGTGCCAAACTGGGACGTGGTTAGCCTGCCCTCTAACGACGACCAACTGTTTAGTGAAGACTCCATATGGATTCAATACATGCTTTCTATTAACTCGCAGTCAGCGAATTTATCTGCGGCATGGGAAGTGGTGAAGTATATTAACAGTGAGGAATTTACCAGGGTGACGTTAAAATCAACGCTCCGGGACAGCTTGCCTTTAAGAAGAAGTGCAATGACCGGTGACAGTCATAACCTGGATGCTTTTTATAAACCTAAAATGAATCCGTACCAGCCGCAAAGTAATTTAAGGCTCTCACATCGTTTTAATGAGTTATTAAATGCTTATGCAGATACTGAAATTGAAAAAGCGTATGAAGGAAGTATTACGCTTGATGAAGCACTTTCCTCTATAGAACAAAAGGGCCAAGAACTTTTGCTTGATAAAAACATGAGCAACGCTCAGTGA
- a CDS encoding ABC transporter ATP-binding protein gives MLTISKLRFITRVSIRFVLYFWYVAKLEIIFSIFLKIGQAIIPSLHLLVTKLLIDSISNVLQGDVAIDIVIKYLGLQAITMVLSHILIAIDRLNSIKMQNKITYATEEKIITKTSTIPILHFEKSEFYDQLLRVSSGQSQRVVEMFNGPLNILQNLLTLTTIIGLISTIHWITSISVVIFAIFPLIINIKVSKLNFKLNKEITPLTRLINYFLNLLKHRDSAKEIRVFQLQNHLIDRWRRLYVTYTRKKFSFEVYSTYLRTGTEIFTTLLIAVNLGFIIWVGIKNKLTIGDYTAITQAFVSVQGILVSLSYSVSSLYANALAIQELIQFLEMSDELTTEYNNIDKSFSNEDKDFIGNGIVVKDLQFSYDNNRVVLDHLSFSIKPGERVAIVGDNGAGKSTLVKCLLGLYRTYDGSIYYGNKELKQLPINRVFNHVSALFQDFGKYELTVSENISFGNIKYIHDQDKILEASKKGGAYTFINQLPFGFNTQLGRSFNGGTEISGGQWHRIAISRAFIRDSEVIILDEPAASLDPFAEASLCENFANLSKGKTTILISHRLSSCVNADLILVMREGKIVEQGKHEELLAQNGYYAKMFLLQANSYQKGTVLS, from the coding sequence ATGTTAACTATATCCAAACTAAGGTTTATAACCCGAGTAAGCATTCGGTTTGTACTATACTTTTGGTATGTTGCAAAATTAGAAATTATATTTTCAATTTTTTTGAAAATTGGGCAGGCAATTATTCCAAGCCTACATTTATTGGTAACAAAATTATTAATTGATTCAATAAGTAATGTTCTACAAGGAGACGTTGCTATCGATATAGTAATTAAGTATTTAGGATTACAAGCAATAACCATGGTTCTAAGTCATATTTTAATTGCAATTGATAGATTAAATAGTATTAAAATGCAAAATAAAATTACGTATGCAACTGAAGAAAAAATAATTACTAAAACTTCGACGATCCCTATTCTTCATTTTGAAAAAAGTGAGTTCTATGATCAATTATTACGTGTATCGTCTGGACAGAGTCAAAGGGTTGTAGAAATGTTTAATGGTCCATTAAATATACTCCAAAATCTTCTTACTCTCACAACTATTATTGGACTTATTTCCACGATCCATTGGATAACAAGTATATCAGTTGTGATTTTTGCTATTTTTCCACTGATTATTAACATAAAAGTAAGTAAACTGAATTTTAAACTCAATAAAGAAATAACTCCTTTGACAAGACTAATTAACTATTTTTTAAATTTGTTAAAACATAGAGACAGTGCTAAAGAGATAAGAGTGTTTCAATTACAGAACCACTTGATCGATAGATGGAGAAGACTCTATGTTACGTACACAAGAAAAAAATTTTCTTTTGAGGTTTATAGCACATATTTAAGGACAGGTACTGAGATATTTACTACACTGCTAATTGCAGTAAATTTAGGTTTTATTATATGGGTTGGAATAAAAAATAAGTTAACAATAGGGGATTATACTGCTATAACACAAGCATTTGTATCTGTTCAAGGTATATTAGTTTCTCTTTCATATTCTGTTTCTTCATTGTATGCCAACGCATTAGCAATACAGGAATTAATTCAATTTCTTGAAATGTCTGATGAGTTAACAACAGAGTACAACAATATTGATAAATCATTTTCTAATGAGGATAAAGATTTCATAGGGAATGGTATTGTTGTAAAAGATCTTCAATTTTCGTATGATAATAATCGGGTAGTACTTGATCATCTCTCATTTAGCATTAAACCAGGGGAAAGAGTAGCAATTGTTGGAGATAATGGGGCCGGAAAAAGCACACTTGTCAAATGTCTGTTAGGGCTATATCGCACATATGATGGTAGTATTTACTATGGAAATAAAGAATTGAAGCAATTACCGATAAATAGAGTGTTTAATCATGTAAGCGCATTGTTTCAGGACTTTGGCAAATATGAGTTGACGGTAAGTGAAAATATTTCCTTTGGAAATATAAAATATATTCATGACCAAGATAAAATACTTGAAGCATCTAAAAAAGGCGGGGCATATACATTTATTAATCAACTCCCCTTCGGTTTTAATACTCAATTAGGAAGAAGTTTTAATGGGGGAACTGAAATTTCAGGCGGTCAGTGGCATAGGATTGCAATAAGTCGTGCTTTTATTCGAGACTCCGAAGTTATCATACTAGATGAACCAGCAGCATCATTGGACCCATTTGCTGAAGCCTCTCTTTGTGAAAATTTTGCAAACTTGTCAAAAGGGAAAACTACTATATTAATATCACATCGTTTAAGTAGCTGTGTGAATGCAGATTTAATTTTAGTGATGAGAGAAGGGAAAATTGTTGAGCAAGGGAAACACGAAGAGCTTCTTGCTCAAAATGGATATTATGCCAAAATGTTTTTGTTACAAGCTAACAGTTATCAGAAGGGAACGGTACTTTCATAG